A genome region from Erigeron canadensis isolate Cc75 chromosome 3, C_canadensis_v1, whole genome shotgun sequence includes the following:
- the LOC122591396 gene encoding uncharacterized protein LOC122591396: MEEYEVWKNVIWFRQFIPRHAFILWLVVQEKLLTQDKMVIWKQNAEYKCVFCNEFADSHEHLFYKCRYIGEIWKLLSQRFYQMQQVDSLHEVIRILARDKENNNLGVVVNRIMVVAAVYYIWQERNARIFRSQERNKEGLSQIIRDSVRTQLLSIKVRKTRNVEQIADMRGAEMEG, translated from the coding sequence ATGGAAGAATATGAGGTGTGGAAAAATGTAATCTGGTTCAGACAGTTTATCCCAAGGCATGCATTCATTTTATGGTTGGTAGTTCAGGAAAAACTGTTAACTCAAGATAAAATGGTTATTTGGAAGCAGAATGCAGAGTATAAATGTGTATTTTGTAATGAGTTTGCTGACAGCCATGAGCACCTCTTCTATAAATGCAGATATATAGGAGAAATATGGAAGCTACTAAGCCAAAGATTCTATCAAATGCAGCAGGTGGACAGTTTGCATGAAGTGATCAGAATTTTAGCCAGAGATAAGGAAAATAACAATTTAGGAGTGGTGGTGAATAGAATTATGGTGGTTGCTGCTGTATATTATATTTGGCAGGAAAGAAATGCTAGGATATTCAGAAGTCAAGAGAGGAATAAGGAGGGATTAAGCCAAATTATAAGGGACAGTGTTAGAACTCAATTATTGTCCATCAAAGTGAGGAAAACTAGAAATGTAGAACAAATTGCAGATATGCGGGGAGCTGAAATGGAAGGGTAA